In one window of Gammaproteobacteria bacterium DNA:
- the ilvN gene encoding acetolactate synthase small subunit has protein sequence MRHIISILLENEAGALSRVAGLFSARGYNIESLTVAPTEDPSLSRMTLVTRGSDQIIEQITKQLNKLIEVVKLIDLVEGEHVERELMLIKVVAATADARDEVKRLVDIFRGNIVDVTTTTYTIELTGTGDKLEAFMAALADVKILETVRSGVSGILRGEKSLHI, from the coding sequence GGGTGCTCTTTCTCGTGTTGCCGGGCTTTTTTCGGCGCGTGGTTATAATATTGAGTCACTGACAGTAGCACCCACAGAAGATCCTTCTTTGTCACGAATGACACTGGTTACCCGTGGTTCTGATCAGATTATTGAGCAGATCACCAAGCAGCTAAACAAGCTGATCGAGGTGGTTAAGCTGATTGACCTAGTGGAAGGTGAGCACGTGGAACGTGAGTTAATGCTCATTAAAGTGGTGGCAGCAACAGCAGATGCCCGTGACGAAGTTAAGCGCCTGGTCGATATTTTTCGTGGCAACATTGTTGATGTGACCACTACGACCTATACGATTGAGCTGACCGGAACCGGCGATAAGCTGGAGGCTTTTATGGCGGCGCTGGCCGATGTGAAAATATTAGAGACAGTGCGCTCAGGTGTCTCTGGGATTTTACGTGGTGAGAAGTCACTGCATATTTAG
- the ilvC gene encoding ketol-acid reductoisomerase, producing the protein MSLNVYYDKDCDLSIIKGMKVAIIGYGSQGHAHANNLKDSGVDVVVGLRVGSTSVAKAEASGLKVAPVAEAIKASDLVMILTPDEFQGQLYKEEVEPNLKQGAVLAFAHGFSIIYNQVTPRKDLDVIMIAPKAPGHTVRSEFVKGGGIPDLIAIEQDASGNAKAIALSYASGVGGGRTGIIETTFRDECETDLFGEQAVLCGGAVELVKAGFETLTEAGYAPEMAYFECLHELKLIVDLMYEGGIANMNYSISNNAEYGEYVTGPKIINEESRMAMRQALKDIQEGKYAKKFILEGQSGYPEMTAMRRLNAEHPIEQTGAKLREMMPWIQKIVDKSKN; encoded by the coding sequence ATGTCTCTAAATGTCTATTACGATAAAGATTGTGATCTCTCTATCATTAAAGGTATGAAGGTAGCCATCATCGGTTATGGCTCGCAAGGTCACGCGCACGCAAATAATTTGAAAGATTCAGGCGTCGATGTTGTTGTTGGTCTACGCGTTGGCTCCACTTCAGTGGCCAAAGCAGAAGCCTCTGGTCTGAAAGTTGCGCCGGTTGCAGAGGCGATTAAAGCCTCTGACTTGGTTATGATCCTGACACCTGATGAGTTTCAAGGTCAGCTCTACAAGGAAGAGGTAGAGCCCAATCTGAAGCAGGGTGCGGTATTGGCATTTGCCCATGGTTTTTCAATTATTTACAACCAGGTGACACCACGTAAAGATCTGGATGTGATTATGATTGCACCTAAGGCACCCGGCCATACCGTGCGCTCTGAATTCGTTAAAGGTGGTGGTATCCCAGACCTTATTGCCATTGAGCAAGATGCGTCAGGTAATGCTAAAGCGATTGCACTCTCTTATGCCTCTGGTGTGGGGGGTGGTCGTACCGGTATTATCGAAACAACTTTCCGCGATGAGTGCGAAACCGATCTATTTGGTGAGCAAGCGGTACTCTGTGGCGGCGCAGTTGAGCTGGTTAAGGCTGGTTTTGAAACGTTGACCGAAGCCGGTTATGCGCCCGAAATGGCCTACTTTGAATGCCTGCATGAGCTGAAACTGATTGTTGATCTGATGTATGAAGGCGGCATTGCCAACATGAACTACTCTATCTCCAATAATGCCGAGTATGGTGAATACGTTACTGGCCCTAAGATTATCAATGAAGAGTCACGCATGGCGATGCGCCAGGCACTGAAAGATATTCAGGAAGGTAAATACGCCAAGAAGTTTATTCTGGAAGGTCAGTCAGGCTATCCGGAAATGACGGCGATGCGGCGTTTGAATGCAGAGCACCCCATTGAGCAGACGGGCGCTAAACTGCGTGAAATGATGCCTTGGATCCAGAAAATTGTTGATAAAAGCAAAAACTGA
- the pssA gene encoding CDP-diacylglycerol--serine O-phosphatidyltransferase, with the protein MGLSTEGDTKRRRGIYLLPNLFTTACLFSGFFAIISAINGQFESAAMAIFVAMVLDGLDGRVARMTNTQSDFGAQYDSLADMVSFGLAPALVVYLWAFADMGKLGWLVAFIFVACAALRLARFNTQAGVADKRYFQGLASPAAAAVIAGLVWVAVDFELSASALVIPAFVLTLASGLLMVSNIRFRSFKDIDLKGKVPFFTILVVVLIFVSIAVDPPLVLFAIFLLYAMSGVVSTILGRNKLQAKSNESKSGAASKTDAKEKDD; encoded by the coding sequence ATGGGGCTATCAACTGAAGGCGATACTAAACGTCGTCGCGGTATTTACCTGTTACCAAATCTATTTACCACCGCTTGCCTGTTTTCGGGTTTTTTTGCAATCATATCGGCGATTAATGGCCAGTTTGAAAGCGCCGCTATGGCTATTTTTGTGGCCATGGTGCTGGATGGGCTGGATGGGCGTGTTGCACGAATGACCAATACCCAGAGTGATTTTGGTGCCCAATATGACAGCCTGGCCGATATGGTCTCATTTGGCTTAGCTCCAGCGTTAGTGGTCTACCTGTGGGCATTTGCCGATATGGGTAAATTGGGTTGGTTAGTTGCTTTTATTTTTGTTGCCTGCGCAGCACTCCGTTTAGCGCGCTTTAATACCCAGGCGGGTGTGGCGGATAAACGCTATTTTCAGGGGCTGGCAAGCCCAGCCGCTGCAGCGGTTATTGCGGGCCTGGTTTGGGTTGCCGTCGATTTTGAGTTATCGGCCTCTGCGCTGGTGATCCCCGCCTTTGTATTGACCCTCGCCTCAGGATTGTTGATGGTGAGTAATATCCGTTTTCGTAGCTTTAAGGATATTGACCTCAAGGGTAAAGTGCCCTTTTTTACCATTTTGGTGGTGGTGTTGATATTTGTCTCTATTGCTGTTGATCCGCCACTGGTACTGTTTGCTATATTTTTGCTCTATGCCATGTCGGGTGTGGTTTCGACTATTTTGGGTCGCAATAAGTTACAGGCCAAGTCCAATGAATCAAAGAGCGGTGCGGCCAGCAAAACAGATGCTAAGGAGAAAGATGATTAG
- a CDS encoding 2-isopropylmalate synthase, with protein sequence MTDKLIIFDTTLRDGEQSPGASMTKDEKVRIAKSLERMRVDIIEAGFPRASKGDFDAVQAVAREIKESTVCALARALDADIDTAGEALKEASSSRIHTFIATSPIHMEKKLRMTPDQVVEQAVKAVKRARNWTSDVEFSPEDAGRSELDFLCRVIEQVIDAGATTINIPDTVGYNVPQQFGELIRNLMARIPNADKAVFSVHCHNDLGLAVANSLSAVMEGARQVECTINGLGERAGNAALEEVVMGVRTRQDIFTCDTGIDATRIVSTSRLVSSITGFAVQPNKAIVGANAFAHESGIHQDGVLKNRETYEIMRAEDVGWSANRMVMGKHSGRNAFRTRMQELSISFESEEQLNVTFARFKDLADKKHEIYDEDLQSLVSESKSEAVNEPFKLISMKVCSETGEVPVAALTITVKGIEQQGQAEGSGPVDAAFKAIESVVNSQTELQLYSVNSITSGTDAQGEVTVRLEKGGRIVNGQGADVDIVTASVKAYLNALNKIAAPEERAHPQV encoded by the coding sequence ATGACTGACAAATTAATTATTTTTGATACAACACTGCGTGATGGCGAGCAGAGCCCTGGCGCGTCGATGACTAAAGATGAAAAAGTCCGTATTGCCAAGTCTCTGGAACGGATGCGTGTTGACATAATAGAGGCGGGTTTTCCCCGCGCCAGCAAAGGTGATTTTGATGCAGTACAGGCGGTCGCACGTGAGATAAAAGAGAGCACAGTGTGTGCACTTGCGCGGGCACTGGATGCTGATATTGACACAGCAGGTGAGGCTTTGAAAGAGGCAAGCTCTTCGCGTATTCACACCTTTATTGCAACCTCACCCATTCATATGGAAAAAAAGCTACGTATGACACCGGATCAGGTGGTTGAGCAGGCGGTAAAGGCGGTAAAGCGTGCACGTAACTGGACCAGTGATGTTGAGTTTTCCCCTGAAGATGCCGGGCGCTCCGAGTTGGACTTTCTCTGTCGGGTGATTGAGCAGGTGATTGACGCAGGTGCCACCACAATCAATATTCCGGATACTGTGGGCTACAATGTTCCGCAGCAGTTTGGTGAGTTGATCAGAAATTTGATGGCGCGTATTCCAAATGCTGATAAAGCGGTGTTTTCCGTGCACTGTCATAACGATCTTGGTTTGGCGGTGGCAAACTCGCTGTCGGCAGTAATGGAGGGTGCACGTCAGGTGGAGTGCACCATCAATGGGTTGGGGGAGCGTGCTGGGAATGCTGCTCTCGAAGAGGTGGTCATGGGGGTGCGTACACGCCAGGATATCTTTACCTGTGATACCGGTATTGATGCCACCCGCATTGTCTCAACCTCTCGCTTGGTCTCAAGTATTACCGGTTTTGCGGTGCAGCCGAATAAAGCCATCGTCGGTGCCAATGCCTTTGCTCATGAGTCGGGCATTCATCAGGATGGTGTATTAAAAAATCGTGAAACCTATGAAATTATGCGTGCCGAAGATGTTGGCTGGTCAGCGAATCGTATGGTGATGGGTAAACACTCCGGGCGAAATGCTTTTCGGACTCGTATGCAAGAGCTGAGTATTTCGTTTGAATCAGAAGAGCAGTTGAATGTGACATTTGCCCGCTTTAAAGATTTGGCAGACAAAAAGCATGAGATCTATGATGAAGATTTACAATCACTGGTGTCAGAGTCTAAATCAGAGGCGGTTAATGAGCCGTTTAAACTGATCTCCATGAAGGTCTGCTCTGAAACGGGAGAGGTGCCGGTTGCCGCACTGACTATCACGGTAAAGGGTATTGAGCAACAGGGGCAGGCTGAGGGGAGTGGCCCGGTTGATGCGGCTTTTAAAGCGATTGAATCGGTGGTCAATAGCCAGACCGAACTTCAGCTCTACTCGGTCAATAGTATTACCAGCGGTACGGATGCGCAGGGTGAGGTGACGGTTCGACTCGAGAAAGGTGGGCGTATCGTTAACGGGCAAGGTGCGGATGTGGATATTGTGACGGCCTCTGTTAAAGCTTATTTGAATGCATTGAATAAGATTGCTGCGCCGGAAGAGCGCGCACACCCTCAGGTGTAA
- a CDS encoding uracil-DNA glycosylase translates to MSQQQYLDAMGITLWQRRDMALPEHIKSGQALDAAPVAVAKLAPTSVDATQLNWAQMDAAVLHCQHCLHAEGKQKRLGCGHSSAEVMFIVAADDQASLSADGYFSGGAQHLFNNMLRAIGLSSQQVYLTAIVKCSPQGNSPLDEEAAAHCVGYLARQIALLRPKVIAVLGASAAQLLKNTQQMTDPVGDEPLSYGKEEIPLLMIHSPEQLLQNPLNKRQVWKDLGTLQKLLSSA, encoded by the coding sequence ATGTCTCAGCAGCAATACCTGGATGCGATGGGTATTACGCTCTGGCAACGGCGTGATATGGCGTTGCCAGAGCACATTAAAAGTGGTCAGGCACTTGATGCGGCACCCGTTGCTGTAGCGAAGCTAGCACCAACCTCTGTGGATGCTACACAACTAAATTGGGCTCAGATGGATGCGGCGGTGCTGCATTGCCAGCACTGTTTGCACGCTGAAGGTAAGCAGAAGCGGTTGGGTTGTGGTCACTCAAGTGCTGAGGTGATGTTTATTGTCGCCGCTGACGATCAAGCGAGCTTGTCAGCTGATGGTTACTTTTCCGGCGGCGCACAACACCTGTTCAATAATATGTTGCGCGCCATTGGCCTGTCATCACAGCAGGTATATCTCACGGCCATTGTAAAGTGCTCTCCCCAGGGTAATTCGCCACTGGATGAAGAGGCGGCAGCGCACTGCGTGGGCTATTTGGCACGTCAAATTGCGCTATTGAGACCAAAGGTTATCGCTGTTTTGGGGGCTTCTGCCGCTCAGTTACTTAAAAATACGCAACAAATGACCGACCCAGTGGGTGATGAGCCACTGAGCTATGGCAAAGAAGAGATACCGCTGTTAATGATTCACTCGCCGGAGCAGCTGTTGCAAAATCCACTTAACAAGCGCCAGGTATGGAAAGATCTCGGCACACTTCAGAAACTGCTGAGCTCAGCATGA
- the rimI gene encoding ribosomal protein S18-alanine N-acetyltransferase: MNIRLNSGSIRLMRESELAEIAEIDAQVSPHPWSEQIFKDCLKAKYHCFIFEKGDALLGYGVLSVVMKEAHILNICILPKKQGRGLGRELIDYMIDLSTEKQVEMMFLEVRVSNEAARYLYERVGFNEVGIRSDYYPTAKGREDAMVLAMCL, translated from the coding sequence ATGAATATTCGATTGAACAGCGGATCGATACGCTTAATGCGTGAGTCGGAGCTTGCTGAAATTGCCGAAATTGATGCGCAAGTCTCTCCGCATCCTTGGAGTGAGCAGATATTTAAAGACTGTTTAAAAGCAAAATATCACTGCTTTATTTTTGAAAAGGGTGATGCTCTGCTGGGTTATGGTGTGCTCTCGGTGGTAATGAAGGAGGCACACATCCTCAATATCTGTATTTTGCCAAAAAAACAGGGCCGGGGTTTGGGCCGAGAGTTGATTGACTACATGATTGATCTATCAACAGAAAAGCAGGTTGAAATGATGTTCTTAGAGGTGCGGGTTTCGAATGAGGCCGCACGTTACCTTTATGAGCGCGTGGGTTTCAATGAAGTCGGCATTCGCAGTGATTACTACCCCACTGCGAAAGGCCGGGAAGATGCGATGGTATTGGCGATGTGTCTGTAA
- the miaA gene encoding tRNA (adenosine(37)-N6)-dimethylallyltransferase MiaA, with amino-acid sequence MEKEQQPLPHAIFLMGPTASGKTDVAMRLRSSLPCEIISVDSAMIYRGMDIGTAKPTADELREMPHRLINLLDPIARYSAADFRQDALREMAEITAAGRIPLLVGGTMLYYRALQYGLSELPAANPEVRQRLEAQAGAFGWQWMHDRLADIDPIAAARIHPNDPQRLQRALEVYEISGQSMTALIAKQQQQHELPYQVTKLGLMPGDRQWHREHMALRLEQMLAQGFVEEVEALRENGALNPSLPSMRCVGYRQIWEYLEGLYDYDTMRDKAITATRQLAKRQRTWLRSEKNLHIYDPLDAGMYEQLLNFLKKITI; translated from the coding sequence ATGGAAAAAGAGCAGCAGCCACTACCCCACGCGATTTTTCTGATGGGGCCAACGGCTTCTGGGAAAACAGATGTGGCGATGCGATTGCGTTCATCACTTCCCTGCGAAATTATCAGTGTTGATTCCGCCATGATCTATCGTGGTATGGATATTGGTACTGCCAAACCTACCGCTGATGAGTTGCGGGAGATGCCCCACCGTTTAATCAACTTGCTTGATCCAATAGCACGTTACTCAGCCGCTGACTTTCGTCAAGATGCACTGCGTGAGATGGCCGAAATTACCGCTGCGGGGCGAATACCGTTGCTGGTGGGCGGAACGATGCTCTACTATCGCGCATTACAGTACGGCTTGTCGGAATTACCAGCCGCTAACCCTGAGGTGCGCCAACGCCTTGAGGCGCAGGCAGGGGCGTTTGGTTGGCAATGGATGCATGACCGCCTGGCTGATATTGACCCTATTGCAGCAGCGCGCATTCACCCCAATGACCCACAACGCCTGCAGCGGGCACTCGAGGTGTATGAGATCAGTGGGCAAAGTATGACCGCGTTAATTGCAAAACAGCAGCAGCAACATGAGCTGCCTTACCAAGTCACAAAGCTGGGGCTGATGCCCGGTGACCGGCAGTGGCATCGTGAGCATATGGCACTTCGTTTGGAGCAAATGCTAGCACAGGGTTTTGTGGAAGAGGTGGAGGCATTGCGTGAAAATGGTGCACTGAATCCCTCCCTGCCATCCATGCGCTGTGTTGGCTATCGCCAAATTTGGGAGTACCTGGAGGGTTTGTACGACTATGACACCATGCGAGATAAAGCCATTACCGCTACCCGCCAGCTGGCCAAGCGGCAGAGGACATGGCTTCGCTCGGAAAAAAACCTGCACATTTATGATCCGCTTGATGCCGGTATGTATGAACAGCTCTTGAATTTTTTGAAGAAGATCACTATATAG
- the hfq gene encoding RNA chaperone Hfq: MSKGQSLQDPFLNALRKERIPVSVYLVNGIKLQGQIDSFDQFVVLLKNSVNQMIYKHAISTVVPSRAVKMPMANPSQEDSTTQ, from the coding sequence ATGAGTAAAGGGCAATCATTACAAGACCCTTTTTTGAATGCGTTGCGTAAAGAGCGTATCCCGGTATCTGTTTATCTGGTCAATGGAATTAAATTGCAGGGACAGATCGACTCGTTTGATCAATTTGTTGTGCTGCTAAAAAATAGTGTAAATCAGATGATTTACAAACATGCGATATCAACAGTAGTCCCTTCGCGAGCTGTGAAAATGCCGATGGCAAACCCTTCTCAGGAAGATAGCACTACGCAGTAA